One window of the Glycocaulis alkaliphilus genome contains the following:
- a CDS encoding UDP-N-acetylmuramoyl-L-alanyl-D-glutamate--2,6-diaminopimelate ligase gives MSTLRRLADILPAGVSVPEGMLELAVAGLALDSRAVKPGFVFAALPGVTTHGNAFIKAAIDAGAVAILAERGTAAPVPVIEADDPRLALAQMAARFSPAQPGYIAAITGTNGKSSTVEFLRQIWQSAGHEAAALGTLGVTRSSGRTDVGYTTPDAIALHAALDALSHEGVTHLAMEASSHGLKQRRMDGAKIALAGFSNLTQDHLDYHPDFEDYFASKMRLFDELLPEGAPAVITVDSEWGEAVVRRAEARRQQIFTVGWNGRYIQLKEITPHAAFQHVRFVHAGKEHALTLPLMGEFQASNAFQAAGMAIASGVDAGTVFAALEKLKGVAGRLEFVGATAEGAPVLIDYAHTPDGLDKLLRAARPHTAGKVIVVFGAGGDRDPTKREKMGAIAAKLADRVIVTDDNPRSEDPALIRAAILKGAPDAEEIGDRERAIFTAIGDLKAGDTLLIAGKGHETGQTIKGVVHPFDDGEVARRALAARTGSTGERGQ, from the coding sequence ATGAGTACGCTGCGCAGGCTTGCTGACATCCTTCCCGCTGGCGTGAGTGTGCCGGAAGGCATGCTGGAACTGGCAGTCGCCGGACTGGCGCTGGACAGCCGGGCGGTGAAGCCCGGCTTTGTCTTTGCCGCCCTGCCGGGCGTGACCACCCATGGCAATGCCTTCATCAAGGCGGCTATCGACGCAGGCGCTGTGGCTATCCTGGCCGAGCGTGGCACGGCTGCGCCCGTTCCTGTCATCGAGGCCGATGATCCGCGTCTGGCGCTGGCGCAGATGGCGGCGCGCTTTTCTCCGGCCCAGCCGGGATACATCGCCGCCATCACGGGCACAAACGGTAAAAGCTCCACAGTCGAATTTCTGCGCCAGATCTGGCAGTCAGCCGGTCATGAGGCTGCGGCTCTGGGTACGCTCGGCGTAACGCGCAGTTCTGGCCGCACCGATGTGGGTTACACCACGCCCGATGCCATCGCCCTGCACGCCGCACTCGATGCGCTTAGCCATGAGGGCGTCACGCATCTGGCGATGGAGGCATCGAGCCACGGGCTGAAACAGCGGCGTATGGACGGCGCAAAAATCGCGCTGGCGGGCTTTTCCAACCTAACCCAGGACCATCTCGATTATCATCCGGACTTTGAAGACTATTTCGCCTCCAAGATGCGCCTGTTCGATGAGCTTTTGCCCGAAGGCGCACCTGCCGTCATCACGGTGGATAGCGAGTGGGGCGAGGCGGTGGTGCGCCGCGCGGAGGCACGCCGCCAGCAGATTTTCACTGTTGGCTGGAACGGACGCTATATCCAGCTGAAGGAAATCACCCCGCACGCCGCCTTCCAGCATGTGCGCTTTGTTCATGCGGGCAAGGAGCATGCCTTGACCCTGCCCCTGATGGGCGAGTTCCAGGCCAGTAATGCATTTCAGGCGGCCGGCATGGCGATAGCGAGCGGCGTGGATGCCGGCACCGTGTTCGCTGCGCTGGAGAAGCTGAAAGGGGTCGCAGGGCGTCTGGAGTTTGTTGGCGCGACGGCTGAGGGCGCGCCTGTTCTCATCGATTACGCTCACACGCCCGACGGCCTTGATAAGCTCCTGCGGGCGGCGCGTCCGCACACCGCCGGCAAAGTGATTGTGGTGTTTGGCGCGGGCGGTGACCGTGATCCGACCAAGCGCGAAAAGATGGGCGCTATCGCGGCGAAACTCGCCGACCGGGTGATCGTTACCGACGATAATCCGCGGTCTGAAGATCCGGCTCTCATCCGCGCAGCGATACTGAAAGGGGCGCCGGACGCCGAAGAGATTGGAGACCGCGAGCGCGCCATTTTCACCGCCATTGGTGATCTGAAAGCGGGTGACACCTTGCTGATCGCTGGCAAGGGCCATGAGACCGGCCAGACCATCAAGGGCGTGGTCCATCCGTTTGATGATGGTGAGGTCGCGCGCCGCGCTCTCGCCGCCAGAACAGGCAGTACCGGGGAGCGGGGGCAATGA
- the mraY gene encoding phospho-N-acetylmuramoyl-pentapeptide-transferase: protein MLYFLFSQLASDIAVFNVVNYLTFRTGAGLVTAFLVAIIIGKPFIGWLKTKGSQPIRDDGPETHVLTKAGTPTMGGFIILLGILAGTLLWADLSNPYIWVVLLVTAGFGGIGFLDDWRKVTKRSSAGISGKAKLALQSVVALIAVIWMTELLSSAPNVPDGFATSIAVPFFKDVLIPLSYGFFLFGLIVIVGASNAVNITDGLDGLAIVPVMIAAGSFGFIAYFVGSAVYSNYLFLNFTPGTGELAVICGTIIGAGLGFLWYNAPPAMVFMGDTGSLSLGGAIGTIAVAVKHEIVLAIIGGLFVLEALSVMIQVASFKLTGKRVFRMAPVHHHFEKMGWAEPTIVIRFWIIAVVLALIGLSTLKLR, encoded by the coding sequence ATGCTCTATTTCCTGTTTTCCCAACTCGCTTCCGACATCGCCGTTTTCAACGTCGTGAACTATCTCACATTCCGCACCGGGGCAGGGCTGGTTACGGCCTTCCTCGTGGCCATCATTATCGGCAAGCCCTTCATTGGCTGGCTGAAGACCAAGGGCTCCCAGCCGATTCGCGATGACGGCCCTGAAACCCATGTACTCACCAAGGCGGGCACCCCCACCATGGGCGGTTTCATCATCCTGCTGGGCATTCTGGCCGGGACATTGCTCTGGGCCGATCTCTCCAACCCCTATATCTGGGTTGTGCTGCTGGTGACGGCAGGCTTTGGCGGCATCGGCTTTCTCGATGACTGGCGCAAGGTGACCAAGCGCTCCTCGGCCGGCATTTCCGGCAAGGCAAAGCTTGCTCTGCAATCGGTCGTGGCGCTCATCGCGGTGATCTGGATGACGGAGCTTCTCTCCAGCGCGCCAAACGTGCCGGACGGGTTTGCCACCTCCATCGCGGTGCCCTTCTTCAAGGACGTGCTGATCCCCCTTAGCTATGGCTTCTTCCTCTTCGGCCTGATCGTGATCGTGGGCGCGTCCAATGCCGTCAACATCACGGACGGGCTGGATGGCCTCGCTATCGTGCCGGTGATGATCGCGGCCGGCTCGTTCGGCTTTATCGCCTATTTCGTCGGTTCGGCGGTCTATTCCAACTATCTGTTCCTGAATTTCACGCCCGGTACCGGCGAGCTCGCTGTGATCTGTGGCACGATCATCGGAGCCGGGCTGGGCTTTCTCTGGTATAATGCCCCGCCTGCCATGGTGTTCATGGGCGATACCGGCTCGCTGTCGCTTGGCGGTGCAATCGGCACCATTGCCGTGGCCGTGAAGCACGAGATCGTGCTGGCCATTATTGGCGGGCTTTTCGTGCTCGAAGCGCTCTCGGTGATGATCCAGGTGGCCAGCTTCAAGCTGACGGGCAAGCGCGTCTTCCGCATGGCGCCCGTCCACCACCATTTTGAAAAGATGGGCTGGGCCGAGCCGACCATCGTCATCCGCTTCTGGATCATTGCCGTGGTGCTCGCCCTTATCGGTCTTTCGACACTCAAGCTGAGGTAG
- the rsmH gene encoding 16S rRNA (cytosine(1402)-N(4))-methyltransferase RsmH, which translates to MAHVPVLLDEVITAIRPRAGGLYVDGTLGGGGYARAVLAVEGARLVGIDRDPEAAKAAAALRKAFPDTFAFQSGPFSLMEQIVELSGSDGVDGVMLDLGVSSMQIDEAERGFSFQKDGPLDMRMARSGPSAADAVNHLDADELAAIFKIYGEERHARRAARAIVEDRAAKPFETTLELASLMARVIGGKPGRIHPATRVFQGLRIYVNDELGELIRALGAAERILKPTGVLAVVTFHSLEDRIVKTFLRARAGMAGQGSRHAPQVDAGPAPSFSLLTRKAIEPSEAEIAANPRARSSRLRAGVRTTNPAWPAEDDGLPGVPPYSRLLECVT; encoded by the coding sequence ATGGCGCATGTCCCGGTACTGCTCGACGAAGTGATCACCGCCATCCGCCCGCGCGCGGGCGGGCTCTATGTGGATGGTACGCTGGGCGGCGGCGGCTATGCCCGCGCGGTGCTGGCCGTCGAGGGCGCGCGTCTGGTCGGCATCGACCGGGACCCTGAAGCGGCAAAGGCTGCTGCCGCGCTGCGCAAGGCCTTCCCGGACACGTTCGCCTTTCAGTCTGGCCCTTTCTCCCTGATGGAGCAGATCGTAGAGCTGTCAGGCAGTGATGGTGTCGACGGCGTAATGCTCGATCTGGGCGTTTCGTCGATGCAGATCGACGAGGCAGAGCGCGGCTTCTCCTTCCAGAAGGACGGCCCGCTGGACATGCGCATGGCCCGGTCTGGTCCCAGCGCTGCCGATGCCGTCAACCATCTGGACGCTGACGAGCTGGCCGCGATCTTCAAAATCTATGGCGAGGAGCGCCATGCCCGCCGTGCGGCGCGCGCCATTGTGGAAGACCGCGCCGCAAAGCCGTTCGAGACCACGCTTGAACTGGCATCGCTGATGGCGCGGGTAATCGGCGGCAAGCCGGGGCGTATTCACCCGGCCACACGCGTGTTTCAGGGGCTGCGCATCTATGTCAATGACGAGCTGGGCGAACTGATCCGCGCGCTCGGCGCGGCGGAACGCATCCTGAAGCCCACCGGCGTGCTGGCGGTTGTCACCTTCCATTCGCTGGAAGACCGCATCGTGAAGACCTTCCTGCGCGCCCGTGCCGGCATGGCGGGGCAGGGCTCGCGCCATGCACCGCAAGTGGACGCCGGGCCGGCGCCCAGCTTCTCGCTGCTGACCCGCAAGGCCATTGAGCCGTCAGAGGCCGAAATCGCCGCCAACCCGCGCGCGCGCTCCTCGCGCCTGCGTGCCGGTGTCCGCACCACAAACCCTGCCTGGCCAGCCGAAGATGACGGCCTGCCCGGCGTGCCCCCTTACAGCCGCCTTCTGGAGTGTGTCACATGA
- a CDS encoding N-acetylmuramoyl-L-alanine amidase, which yields MKRIRLPSPNFNARALPVSMLVLHYTGMETGRAAIDRLADPAAKVSAHYVVEEDGSVIAMVDEAKRAWHAGLSYWRGVTDINSASIGIEIVNGGHDFGLPDYPPAQISAVTALSREIIARHAIAPVNVVGHSDIAPGRKIDPGEKFPWERLAREGVGLWPDGAVPASPDEARARAWLIAIGYNPDLPLDVVLTEFQRRYRPSRPDGVLDDETMGLIEVLAGKVSAA from the coding sequence ATGAAACGGATCCGCCTCCCTTCGCCCAACTTCAATGCTCGCGCCTTGCCGGTCTCCATGCTGGTCCTGCACTATACAGGCATGGAAACGGGCAGGGCCGCGATTGACCGGCTGGCGGATCCTGCCGCGAAGGTCAGTGCCCATTATGTGGTAGAGGAAGATGGCAGCGTCATCGCCATGGTCGATGAGGCAAAGCGCGCCTGGCATGCAGGCTTAAGCTACTGGCGGGGCGTGACCGACATCAATTCAGCCTCCATCGGCATCGAGATCGTCAATGGCGGGCATGATTTCGGCCTGCCGGACTATCCGCCCGCACAGATCAGCGCCGTGACCGCGCTGTCGCGCGAGATCATTGCACGGCACGCCATTGCGCCGGTCAATGTGGTCGGCCACAGCGATATTGCGCCGGGCCGCAAGATCGATCCTGGCGAAAAGTTTCCGTGGGAGAGGCTCGCGCGCGAGGGCGTGGGCCTGTGGCCGGACGGGGCGGTGCCAGCCAGCCCGGATGAGGCGCGCGCGAGGGCCTGGCTTATCGCCATCGGCTATAATCCGGACCTGCCGCTCGATGTGGTCCTGACCGAGTTCCAGCGCCGCTACCGGCCCTCGCGCCCTGATGGTGTGCTGGATGATGAGACGATGGGCCTGATTGAGGTGCTGGCGGGTAAAGTTTCCGCGGCGTGA
- the ftsL gene encoding cell division protein FtsL, translating to MIRLVLFFGILGSVILLGALYVAKAETDAAQARLAGLQVELAQERSRINTLTANIAHLEDPEQLRALARTHLGFEPVQSAQELSLAELAQVRAEAERLSPQAPQTAQASWPSTTPPVRGRQ from the coding sequence ATGATACGCCTCGTCCTCTTTTTCGGCATTCTCGGCAGCGTCATCCTTCTGGGGGCACTGTATGTGGCCAAAGCTGAAACCGATGCGGCTCAGGCCCGTCTTGCGGGGCTGCAAGTGGAGCTCGCTCAGGAGCGCTCGCGTATCAACACGCTGACGGCCAATATCGCGCATCTGGAAGATCCCGAGCAGCTCAGAGCGCTGGCCCGCACCCATCTGGGGTTTGAGCCGGTGCAGTCGGCGCAGGAACTCTCGCTGGCCGAGCTGGCACAGGTGCGCGCCGAAGCTGAACGCCTGTCGCCGCAGGCGCCGCAAACAGCGCAGGCCAGCTGGCCGTCCACCACACCTCCGGTAAGAGGGCGTCAATGA
- a CDS encoding DMT family transporter has product MSPRHFALLFAVCLVWGVNFVVAKWSVSGTPDLVPGFEGVPPLFFAFIRFALLYAMLAPWLLPLPKKLGPVIGAGLGMGAIQFALLFTGLHYATPSSIAIVVQLSVPFTTILSIMFLKEKVGWVRASGMGMAFAGASLVVFKPAEISFTVGLLAGVGAAMAAAAGSIFVKRVELTTIPLQAWIGLFSWPPLLIASLIFERGQIEAMLAGGWLLLASIFFTVLLVNIFGHGAFYWLLRRYDASLIAPMTLMGPLIGVISGVVLLGDPVSWQLIAGGLVAIAGVAVVAARRSSTLPPETVIQKPR; this is encoded by the coding sequence ATGAGCCCGCGCCATTTTGCCCTTCTGTTCGCCGTCTGCCTTGTCTGGGGCGTCAATTTCGTTGTGGCGAAATGGTCTGTTTCGGGCACGCCGGACCTTGTGCCCGGTTTCGAGGGCGTGCCTCCGCTCTTCTTTGCCTTCATCCGCTTTGCGCTGCTCTATGCGATGCTGGCGCCCTGGCTGCTGCCATTGCCGAAAAAGCTGGGTCCGGTGATCGGGGCAGGTCTCGGCATGGGGGCGATCCAGTTTGCCCTGCTGTTCACAGGCCTGCATTACGCCACGCCCTCTTCCATCGCGATCGTGGTGCAGCTCTCCGTGCCATTCACCACAATTCTCTCCATCATGTTCCTGAAGGAGAAGGTGGGCTGGGTGCGTGCCTCCGGCATGGGGATGGCGTTCGCGGGCGCCTCTCTGGTGGTGTTTAAACCTGCCGAGATCAGCTTTACCGTGGGATTGCTGGCAGGCGTTGGCGCGGCCATGGCGGCGGCGGCCGGGTCGATCTTCGTCAAGCGCGTGGAGCTGACCACCATCCCCTTGCAGGCATGGATTGGACTATTCTCCTGGCCACCTCTGCTGATCGCCAGCCTGATTTTCGAGCGCGGACAGATCGAGGCCATGCTGGCGGGCGGCTGGCTCCTCTTGGCGAGCATCTTCTTCACGGTGCTGCTGGTAAATATTTTCGGCCACGGCGCGTTCTACTGGCTCTTGCGCCGCTATGACGCCTCGCTGATTGCGCCGATGACGCTGATGGGTCCGCTGATCGGGGTCATTTCCGGCGTGGTTCTTCTGGGCGACCCGGTGAGCTGGCAACTGATCGCTGGCGGCCTTGTCGCGATTGCCGGTGTGGCCGTGGTGGCGGCGCGCCGGTCCAGCACACTGCCGCCGGAAACCGTGATACAAAAGCCGAGATGA
- a CDS encoding peptidoglycan D,D-transpeptidase FtsI family protein, translating to MTNWLTRLFGKVRIRRSRAGLEPLRGDGSAGFDASATIRLEDEAGQALGRTRLRLGFIGILVGAGFLVAAGRAVELAVTGEFAEAAPVRVAQVASRRGEIVDRNGQILASNLDFHSVFADPRQVWDPVETAQALRTVLPHLNAETLQRDLSSNRRFVWIERGLGPRERQAIHMLGLPGIGFRVEPGRVYPRRRLAAHLVGFTDQDLAGLAGAERAFNDELNDGSGRPVSLSIHLGAQDALETVLRERMERYSAQGAMAVLMRVGTGEIIALASLPDFDPNRAGSEPAENRFNRTVQGVYELGSVFKPLTLAAGIEAGLVRLDDTFDARAPIAIGSHRIRDFRPQSRILTAREVIIHSSNIGSARMAERIGGEVLTSFFGELGLWERPPLEIIEGQNPMLPARWGRAEVMTASYGHGFNVSPVALAAAYAALANDGIYTPPTLRPVGPTDIVPQVPVMSSATAAQVLGVMRAAVAGGQADREGLAIAGKTGTAQRIVNGRYQVGNVLTSFVGIFPFDDPQYVLVVSLDQPRPIRETHGFNTAGWNAAPTGGEIIERVAPVLGVGLREADPGARVQTVARMFVPRTPVRAGPEEPVELAAGRDRP from the coding sequence ATGACGAATTGGCTGACGCGTCTTTTCGGCAAGGTAAGAATCCGGCGTTCGCGCGCCGGGCTTGAGCCCTTGCGCGGGGACGGATCAGCCGGTTTCGATGCCAGCGCCACCATCCGGCTGGAAGACGAGGCCGGTCAGGCGCTAGGGCGCACGCGGCTGCGCCTTGGCTTTATTGGTATTTTGGTGGGCGCAGGATTTCTGGTGGCGGCGGGCCGCGCGGTGGAGCTGGCTGTCACGGGCGAGTTTGCCGAGGCTGCGCCGGTGCGTGTGGCGCAGGTGGCGTCGCGCCGCGGCGAGATCGTTGACCGCAATGGCCAGATACTGGCCAGCAATCTCGACTTCCATTCTGTTTTCGCTGATCCGCGCCAGGTCTGGGATCCGGTAGAGACCGCTCAGGCTCTGCGCACGGTTCTGCCGCATCTGAACGCGGAAACCCTGCAGCGTGATCTTTCATCAAACCGCCGCTTTGTCTGGATCGAGCGCGGGCTGGGCCCGCGCGAACGTCAGGCCATTCACATGCTGGGCCTGCCCGGCATAGGCTTCCGGGTGGAACCTGGCCGGGTCTATCCGCGCCGCCGGCTGGCTGCGCATCTGGTAGGCTTTACCGATCAGGACCTGGCAGGCCTGGCCGGGGCGGAGCGCGCCTTTAATGACGAGCTTAATGACGGGTCTGGCCGTCCGGTGAGCCTGTCCATTCATCTGGGCGCGCAGGATGCGCTGGAAACCGTGCTGCGTGAGCGCATGGAGCGCTACTCGGCGCAAGGCGCCATGGCGGTGCTGATGCGCGTTGGCACCGGCGAGATCATCGCGCTGGCCTCCCTTCCCGACTTTGACCCGAACCGGGCGGGCAGCGAACCGGCGGAAAACCGTTTCAACCGTACCGTCCAGGGCGTTTACGAGCTGGGTTCGGTATTCAAGCCGCTCACCCTCGCTGCCGGTATCGAGGCAGGGCTGGTGCGTCTTGACGACACATTCGATGCCCGCGCGCCGATTGCCATCGGTTCGCACCGTATTCGCGATTTCCGTCCGCAGTCGCGAATACTCACCGCCCGGGAAGTCATCATTCATTCCTCCAATATCGGCTCGGCCCGCATGGCGGAGCGGATCGGCGGCGAGGTGCTGACCAGCTTCTTCGGGGAGCTGGGCCTTTGGGAGCGCCCGCCGCTGGAAATCATCGAGGGCCAGAACCCGATGCTGCCTGCCCGCTGGGGCCGGGCAGAAGTGATGACGGCTTCATACGGGCATGGCTTCAACGTGTCGCCCGTGGCTCTGGCAGCGGCCTATGCGGCGCTGGCCAATGATGGCATCTACACGCCGCCGACCCTGCGTCCTGTTGGCCCGACCGACATCGTGCCGCAAGTTCCGGTGATGAGCTCGGCAACGGCTGCTCAGGTGCTTGGCGTCATGCGCGCTGCCGTGGCCGGCGGTCAGGCCGACCGCGAGGGTCTCGCCATTGCTGGCAAGACCGGTACGGCCCAGCGCATCGTCAATGGCCGCTACCAGGTCGGTAATGTGCTGACCAGCTTTGTCGGGATATTCCCCTTCGATGACCCGCAATACGTGCTGGTGGTGAGCCTCGACCAGCCGCGCCCCATCCGCGAGACCCATGGCTTCAACACCGCTGGCTGGAATGCTGCGCCAACAGGCGGCGAGATCATAGAGCGCGTGGCGCCGGTACTGGGCGTGGGTCTGCGCGAAGCCGACCCCGGCGCGCGCGTGCAGACGGTGGCGCGCATGTTCGTGCCGCGAACGCCGGTGCGGGCAGGACCGGAAGAGCCCGTCGAACTGGCTGCAGGCAGGGATCGCCCATGA
- a CDS encoding division/cell wall cluster transcriptional repressor MraZ, which translates to MFFSTTTNGIDAKGRVSVPADFRAVVSAERFGGIYVWCSFNGPFLEGGGEALMAEMAAAIDAMDPYDDARTAFERVIFGGARPLSFDQTGRISLPREFIEHAGLDAKATFVGMGRRFEVWSPEAHAERHARDLSFARDNKSALRRPAVRPEGV; encoded by the coding sequence ATGTTTTTCTCCACCACAACCAACGGGATAGATGCCAAGGGACGGGTTTCCGTCCCGGCCGATTTCCGTGCCGTGGTGTCGGCAGAGCGCTTCGGTGGCATCTATGTCTGGTGTTCGTTTAACGGACCGTTCCTGGAAGGCGGCGGCGAGGCGCTGATGGCCGAGATGGCCGCGGCCATCGATGCGATGGACCCGTATGACGATGCCCGCACGGCTTTTGAGCGGGTTATCTTCGGCGGCGCCCGCCCCCTCTCGTTTGACCAGACCGGCCGCATCTCCCTGCCGCGTGAATTCATCGAGCATGCCGGCCTTGACGCAAAGGCGACCTTTGTCGGCATGGGTCGCCGCTTCGAGGTCTGGTCGCCCGAAGCGCACGCCGAGCGCCATGCCCGCGATCTCAGCTTTGCTCGTGACAACAAGTCCGCGCTGCGCCGCCCTGCCGTCCGGCCGGAGGGTGTGTGA
- a CDS encoding UDP-N-acetylmuramoyl-tripeptide--D-alanyl-D-alanine ligase codes for MTGPLWTAAQAAAATGGRLVGGDSWQASGVSIDTRSLEAGDLFVALADQRDGHDFVPAAEKAGAAASIVSREDAGTGARLVVPDVLEALQRLGVAARERSKAVRVGVTGSVGKTSVKEAIAAVFRASGPAHWSVKSYNNHWGVPLTLARMPQGTARGVFEMGMNHAGEIAALTTQVQPHIALITRIAPAHLENLGSMEAIADAKAEIFAGLAGDGVAIIPADCEYAPRLCARVNESGAAFLFEFGRARHAAVRILSWDQQATSGRGRFDVLGRMVDISIPAPGEHQAHNAAGVMAACVAAGIDSARVADVLAGMEAQAGRGASFMIELDGGSARIIDDSYNANPVSMASAIATLARHTPEGKGRRIAVLGEMLEIGESAPERHRELAAPLVDAGVSAVIGVGAMMEHLMSALPGSVKGAMAASPADATDRLCAMLRPGDVVVIKGSNGSGVHKVVASLRNGAVNAVIKG; via the coding sequence ATGACCGGGCCTTTATGGACAGCAGCGCAAGCGGCCGCCGCGACTGGCGGGCGGCTCGTAGGGGGTGATAGCTGGCAGGCCTCGGGCGTCTCCATCGACACGCGCTCTCTGGAGGCCGGAGACCTGTTCGTGGCGCTGGCAGACCAGCGTGACGGGCATGATTTTGTACCGGCTGCCGAGAAAGCAGGGGCAGCCGCCTCTATCGTATCGCGCGAGGATGCAGGCACAGGCGCGCGCCTTGTCGTGCCGGACGTGCTCGAGGCCCTGCAGCGCCTTGGTGTCGCGGCGCGCGAGCGCAGCAAGGCTGTGCGCGTCGGCGTCACCGGCTCGGTTGGCAAGACATCGGTGAAGGAAGCCATAGCGGCGGTGTTCCGCGCCAGCGGCCCTGCACACTGGAGCGTCAAATCCTACAATAATCACTGGGGCGTGCCGCTCACCCTGGCGCGCATGCCGCAAGGTACCGCGCGCGGCGTGTTCGAGATGGGCATGAACCATGCCGGCGAAATCGCGGCGCTGACCACGCAGGTGCAGCCTCATATCGCCCTCATCACCCGCATCGCGCCCGCGCATCTGGAAAATCTGGGTTCCATGGAAGCCATCGCCGATGCCAAGGCGGAGATATTTGCAGGGCTGGCAGGCGATGGCGTGGCGATCATCCCGGCAGATTGCGAGTACGCGCCCCGGCTGTGCGCGCGCGTGAACGAGAGTGGCGCCGCTTTCCTGTTCGAGTTTGGCCGGGCGCGGCACGCTGCGGTGCGTATCCTCTCCTGGGACCAGCAGGCTACATCCGGGCGCGGCCGCTTTGATGTGCTGGGCCGTATGGTGGACATTTCCATCCCGGCGCCGGGCGAACATCAGGCCCACAATGCCGCTGGCGTGATGGCGGCCTGCGTGGCCGCCGGCATTGATAGCGCGCGGGTCGCCGATGTGCTGGCCGGCATGGAAGCCCAGGCCGGGCGCGGCGCGAGCTTCATGATAGAACTTGATGGCGGCAGCGCACGCATCATCGACGACAGCTATAATGCCAACCCGGTGTCCATGGCCTCCGCGATTGCGACGCTCGCCCGTCATACGCCTGAAGGCAAAGGCCGTCGCATCGCGGTGCTGGGCGAGATGCTGGAGATTGGTGAGAGCGCCCCGGAGCGTCACCGCGAACTGGCAGCGCCACTGGTTGATGCCGGTGTGTCTGCGGTCATTGGCGTTGGCGCGATGATGGAACATCTGATGTCTGCGCTGCCCGGATCGGTTAAGGGCGCAATGGCGGCATCGCCGGCGGACGCCACTGATCGGCTATGCGCCATGCTGCGTCCGGGCGATGTGGTGGTGATCAAGGGCTCGAACGGTTCGGGCGTTCATAAAGTAGTCGCAAGTTTGCGGAACGGTGCCGTTAACGCGGTCATCAAAGGCTGA
- a CDS encoding molecular chaperone DjiA → MSVWRKLAELITGPADPFACPEGDCPPGHRVDDAEFAMALIGLGAKMAKADGEVTHDEVAAFRQVLRAPAGFEASLMRAFNLAKQTTLGFEGYARRLARRFRAHPAILEDVLDGLFHIAKADGRLTAEEMEYLHSVSGIFGFSDSEFDRIRAGHGASDGQDPYLVLGVDRSIADGDLKRAYRRIASQNHPDRLIARGAPPELQRLADEKMAVINAAYQKILADRGLKPALA, encoded by the coding sequence ATGAGCGTCTGGCGCAAACTTGCAGAGCTGATCACCGGCCCGGCCGACCCGTTCGCCTGCCCCGAGGGTGACTGTCCGCCCGGCCACCGGGTGGACGATGCCGAATTTGCCATGGCCCTGATCGGGCTCGGTGCAAAAATGGCCAAGGCCGATGGCGAGGTCACTCATGACGAGGTGGCCGCCTTCCGCCAGGTTCTGCGTGCGCCAGCAGGTTTCGAGGCCTCGCTGATGCGCGCCTTCAATCTGGCCAAGCAGACCACGCTCGGGTTTGAAGGCTATGCGCGCCGGCTGGCGCGGCGTTTCCGCGCTCACCCGGCCATTCTCGAAGATGTGCTTGATGGCCTCTTTCACATTGCCAAGGCTGACGGGCGGCTGACAGCGGAGGAAATGGAATACCTCCATTCGGTGTCGGGCATTTTCGGATTCTCCGACAGCGAGTTTGACCGGATACGGGCCGGACATGGCGCATCTGACGGGCAGGACCCCTACCTGGTGCTGGGTGTGGACCGCTCGATTGCAGATGGCGATCTGAAACGCGCCTACAGACGGATCGCATCGCAAAATCACCCCGACCGCCTGATCGCGCGGGGCGCGCCGCCAGAACTGCAACGCCTTGCCGACGAGAAAATGGCCGTGATTAACGCAGCTTACCAGAAAATCCTTGCTGACCGGGGGTTGAAGCCGGCATTGGCGTGA